Proteins from a single region of Chloroherpeton thalassium ATCC 35110:
- a CDS encoding zinc transporter ZntB translates to MAHTRNHGLIHGYLLDGKGGALEMDWPAIQAWSEEKGVRWLHFDYSDSHIEKWLTAESGLKPLISEALLAEDPRPRATLIDDGLLIALRGINHNPGAEPEDMVSIRLWLTSSQIISTGKRDLRSVKDMVADFSAKKGVKNAGEFIVDLSDYVIWRMTETLENLDDEISATELEVLSFGGGELRGKLTEIRLQAVALKRYLAPERDALNRIQIEKVTWLSDHHRLQLKEITDRLIRHIEDLDEIRERAAIAHDELGNKLSEQLNRRMYMLAIVTIVFLPLGFLTGLLGVNIAGIPGAQNPNAFNIFLGLIFAVIFVQLILFKFKKWF, encoded by the coding sequence TTGGCACACACACGAAATCACGGTTTAATTCATGGCTATTTGCTCGATGGAAAAGGCGGCGCGCTTGAAATGGATTGGCCAGCTATTCAGGCATGGTCAGAGGAAAAAGGCGTGCGCTGGCTTCATTTTGATTATAGCGATAGCCATATTGAAAAATGGCTGACCGCTGAATCGGGTTTGAAACCGTTGATTTCCGAAGCGCTACTTGCCGAAGACCCCCGCCCAAGAGCCACGCTCATCGATGACGGCCTGCTTATTGCCTTGCGAGGCATTAATCACAATCCAGGCGCCGAGCCGGAAGACATGGTCTCGATTCGACTTTGGCTCACCTCCTCCCAAATTATCTCCACTGGCAAACGGGATTTGCGTTCTGTGAAGGACATGGTTGCAGATTTTTCTGCTAAAAAAGGCGTCAAAAATGCTGGCGAGTTCATTGTTGATTTATCAGACTACGTGATTTGGCGCATGACTGAAACGCTGGAAAATCTCGATGATGAAATCTCAGCGACTGAGCTGGAAGTGCTAAGCTTTGGTGGCGGCGAGCTTCGCGGAAAACTGACCGAAATTCGATTGCAGGCCGTTGCGCTCAAACGCTATCTTGCGCCCGAACGCGACGCTCTCAATAGAATTCAAATCGAAAAAGTGACCTGGCTTTCCGATCATCACCGTTTGCAACTCAAGGAAATCACCGACCGGCTTATCCGCCACATCGAAGATTTGGATGAAATTCGCGAGCGAGCCGCCATTGCCCATGATGAATTGGGCAATAAACTTTCCGAGCAACTGAACCGGCGCATGTATATGCTCGCGATCGTCACCATCGTTTTTCTACCATTAGGCTTTTTAACTGGCCTTCTGGGCGTGAATATCGCTGGAATTCCTGGCGCTCAGAATCCAAACGCATTCAATATTTTTTTGGGACTCATTTTTGCCGTCATATTCGTCCAACTAATATTATTCAAGTTTAAAAAATGGTTTTAG
- the dnaX gene encoding DNA polymerase III subunit gamma/tau has product MSYLVIARKYRPQKFSDITAQEHVTRTLRNAIRTGRIAHGYIFSGSRGVGKTTAARILAKGLNCEKILKDEAYRETVSEPCGECESCRDFDAGSSLNISEFDAASNNSVDDIRALRENVRYAPQKGRYKVYIIDEFHMLSNAAFNAFLKTLEEPPSHAVFIFATTELNKVPPTIASRCQKFNFKRISVLDIQERLAEICAAEAINIDVDSLTLIARKADGAMRDAQSLLDQVISFFLSTENEKIEYTNVAALLGDIDDEHFFAVTDSIKEKNHAKVLELSRYIFDNGFDTLDFLARLVEHFRNFLLVKNLRSSKLIERTEAAKKRYEAEADTFSAEELMRFIDVVNQAEKDIRFFREPQLRFELALLKLLHADVSSGDTEARLSEFDQRLKAIETEIKKKTSR; this is encoded by the coding sequence ATGAGCTATCTTGTCATTGCGCGAAAATATCGCCCACAAAAATTTTCCGATATTACCGCGCAAGAACACGTTACCCGAACGCTAAGAAATGCCATCCGCACCGGACGCATTGCGCATGGCTATATTTTTTCTGGATCGCGCGGCGTTGGCAAAACAACCGCTGCAAGAATTTTAGCCAAAGGCCTGAATTGTGAAAAGATTTTAAAGGACGAGGCTTACCGAGAAACCGTCAGCGAGCCGTGTGGCGAATGCGAAAGTTGCCGCGATTTCGACGCCGGCTCAAGCTTGAATATTTCCGAATTCGACGCCGCTTCCAATAACAGCGTTGATGATATTCGCGCGCTTCGCGAAAATGTCCGCTATGCGCCGCAAAAAGGCCGATACAAAGTCTACATCATCGATGAATTCCACATGCTTTCAAACGCGGCTTTCAATGCGTTTTTAAAAACACTTGAAGAACCGCCATCTCACGCCGTTTTCATTTTTGCGACCACCGAGCTCAACAAAGTGCCGCCAACGATTGCGTCGCGTTGCCAAAAGTTCAACTTCAAACGCATTTCCGTTTTGGACATTCAAGAGCGATTGGCTGAAATTTGCGCCGCAGAAGCGATCAACATCGATGTCGATTCGCTCACGCTGATTGCACGCAAAGCCGACGGCGCGATGCGCGACGCGCAAAGCTTGCTCGATCAAGTCATTTCGTTTTTCCTTTCCACGGAAAATGAAAAAATCGAGTACACCAATGTTGCCGCACTTTTGGGAGACATCGACGATGAGCATTTTTTTGCCGTCACCGATAGCATCAAAGAGAAAAATCACGCGAAGGTTTTGGAGCTTTCCCGCTACATTTTTGATAACGGATTCGATACGCTGGACTTTTTGGCTCGTTTGGTCGAGCATTTTCGCAATTTCTTACTGGTTAAAAATCTGCGCTCCAGCAAATTGATTGAACGCACAGAAGCGGCCAAAAAGCGCTATGAAGCTGAAGCCGATACGTTCTCTGCGGAAGAACTCATGCGATTCATCGACGTTGTCAATCAAGCCGAAAAAGATATTCGTTTTTTCCGCGAGCCGCAGCTTCGTTTCGAGCTGGCATTGCTCAAACTGCTGCACGCCGACGTATCGAGTGGCGATACCGAAGCGCGCCTTTCAGAATTTGACCAGCGCCTGAAGGCCATCGAAACCGAAATAAAAAAAAAGACTTCCAGATAA
- a CDS encoding PAS domain S-box protein, whose translation MCKTDTLNAAILNSLDSEIVAIHADGRIIAANDAWLDFAKEIFPNEAFANGGVGKNYVQLCEEVVQINPQAKSALVGLKSVLSGQCAHFELEYPFKIGEKLSWVWMKATPLKQEGGGAVITQTNVTMPKCSQAKHLQHDITEKVLHVFPDLIYVHDLQERRNVYVNRELFSVLGYQPEDVQEPGFITSIIHPEDYAKVYQKNMRFSEEHDREFFEIEYRIRHANGEWRFLRSREMIFARDDNGFPKQILGIAQDVTKEKQSEFALQESEERFHLLLESAEDMIFVHDKTGKILYYNGSSKYGICAKDLVGKHPTDFLPAKKAADILERIHLVFESGQSCQFEVAGYFGGVDYVVSEHAFPLQDSNGHIHSVARICRNIAHQKAMQKALQESEAQYRTLVENSLIGLLIVQQDRVLYANPVLVEKLGFPANALIGESIDNFVLHIHPEDRELVKRHYRQFMQGKQTHQTYECKVLAKDGSLLWTVICAKEIHFKGEPALQVAVLDISDRKKIERALQESEKKYRLLVENSLQGILILQHDQLLFVNKAVSDITGYSMAEMKQLPFSTVTGIIEKRDRDAVLENYSHRKTDQPAPEQYEIWIRTKQDKRVCVIINAKVLQYQNEPAVYVTLTNITEKKQIMKALQESERKYRMLVEHSLQGIFVVRNHRICFANQAATEILEYSLDELMAFSREELLNLVHPDHRERLVEYQASILRRNPRWKNTEAKILTKSGRYAWLLLSGKQMDFDGQDEMLIATIDISQQKQAESELRKSEAFLEHVIESIQDGIFVLDKHLTVRHSNSVMRKWNNHSGELIGKKCHEGYRENASSCADCPTLRALSSGKTEHGTVPGLPHSEIEWLELYSYPLFDKETNEIQGVVEFARDITERKRAENELLESEEKYNRLFQNSQDGILLHDADGRIIDANSKALQSFGYSLEELLCKAVCELHPPNMQNKCREAFLALSEKATVTFEIEFLTKNGSTFLAEVTSSQFDFHQKKLVQGIVRDITERKRAELALKQSEAKYRRLFEDAALGIFQSTLAGKVLSANISFANMFGFKSEHDAIISVKDAAQELYADPHKRAAVIQKALSGAQPVIEECQFRRKDGSCFTGILFLRAVKDELGQLTHLEGFIEDITERKTAEKALQKSQAMYKLLADNADDVIWTTDNHLNFTYVSPSVKLMYGYEPDEFLEFSVQAILPSPVFEDALTAQLLQDEFDPSIVEKCVSLRNEYEQQRKDGSRFWAEVIMRRLHNENGEALSGFIGITRDITHRKQAEEKLKASLKEKELLLRELYHRTKNNMQVISSLLALQTRHFQDPDIKAVFQDTENRIRTMALVHQKLYQSESLTNIDLQEYIEDLVALLAASYEVSANRILVSLNTEKVIVAIDFAIPCGLVLNELISNAFKHAFPGERQGRIRIGLRKKDEGTTELYVSDNGIGLPKMLDIRKTKSLGLKTIFTIVEQQLHGLVDFSTQSGVTCRCIFSNTLYKSSL comes from the coding sequence ATGTGCAAGACAGATACGCTAAACGCAGCCATTCTCAATTCATTAGATTCTGAAATTGTTGCCATTCATGCAGATGGCCGAATTATCGCAGCAAATGACGCGTGGCTTGACTTCGCCAAGGAAATTTTTCCCAACGAAGCATTTGCAAATGGCGGCGTTGGCAAAAATTATGTTCAACTGTGCGAGGAAGTCGTGCAGATCAATCCGCAGGCAAAGAGCGCGTTAGTCGGGCTAAAAAGCGTTCTTTCCGGCCAGTGTGCTCATTTTGAGTTGGAATATCCTTTTAAAATCGGTGAAAAGCTCAGTTGGGTATGGATGAAAGCAACACCGCTCAAACAAGAAGGCGGCGGCGCGGTGATTACACAAACCAATGTAACCATGCCGAAATGCTCTCAGGCCAAGCATCTGCAACACGACATCACGGAAAAAGTCTTACACGTGTTTCCCGATCTAATCTACGTGCATGATCTACAAGAGCGCCGAAATGTGTATGTCAATCGCGAGCTTTTCTCGGTTTTAGGTTACCAGCCGGAGGACGTGCAAGAGCCGGGCTTTATCACCAGCATTATTCATCCTGAGGATTACGCGAAAGTGTATCAGAAAAATATGCGTTTTTCTGAAGAGCATGATCGCGAGTTTTTTGAGATAGAATATCGAATCCGCCACGCCAATGGCGAGTGGCGCTTTTTGCGTAGCCGCGAAATGATTTTTGCGCGCGATGACAATGGCTTTCCTAAGCAAATTTTGGGAATTGCTCAGGATGTCACGAAGGAAAAACAGTCCGAATTTGCGCTTCAAGAAAGTGAAGAACGCTTTCACCTGCTGCTCGAAAGCGCTGAAGACATGATCTTCGTGCATGATAAAACCGGCAAAATTTTGTACTACAACGGCAGCAGCAAATATGGCATCTGCGCCAAAGATTTGGTTGGCAAACACCCGACTGATTTTCTTCCCGCCAAAAAAGCCGCCGATATTTTAGAAAGAATTCATTTGGTTTTTGAATCTGGCCAAAGCTGCCAGTTTGAAGTTGCAGGCTACTTCGGCGGTGTTGATTATGTGGTTTCCGAACATGCGTTTCCGCTTCAAGATTCGAATGGCCACATACACTCGGTGGCGCGAATCTGCCGAAACATCGCGCATCAAAAGGCCATGCAAAAAGCACTACAAGAAAGCGAAGCGCAATATCGCACGCTGGTGGAAAACTCGCTCATTGGACTTTTGATCGTTCAGCAAGATCGTGTCCTTTATGCCAATCCGGTTTTGGTTGAAAAGTTAGGCTTTCCCGCCAACGCACTGATTGGCGAAAGCATCGATAACTTCGTTTTGCATATTCATCCAGAGGATAGAGAACTGGTAAAACGGCACTATCGCCAGTTCATGCAAGGCAAGCAAACGCATCAAACCTACGAATGCAAAGTTTTGGCCAAAGATGGCTCGCTTCTTTGGACGGTTATCTGCGCGAAAGAAATTCATTTCAAAGGCGAGCCGGCCTTGCAAGTTGCCGTTTTAGATATTTCGGATAGAAAGAAAATTGAGCGAGCGCTTCAGGAATCCGAGAAAAAATACCGCTTGTTGGTGGAAAATTCACTGCAAGGCATTCTCATTCTCCAGCACGATCAGCTGCTTTTTGTCAATAAAGCGGTTTCCGACATTACGGGATATTCGATGGCAGAAATGAAGCAGCTTCCATTTTCAACTGTTACCGGAATTATTGAGAAAAGAGATCGCGACGCCGTTTTGGAAAATTATAGCCATCGCAAAACCGATCAGCCAGCGCCAGAACAATATGAAATATGGATTCGCACCAAACAAGACAAGCGCGTTTGCGTGATTATCAACGCCAAAGTGCTTCAATATCAAAATGAACCGGCAGTTTATGTGACGCTCACCAACATCACCGAAAAAAAGCAGATCATGAAAGCGCTGCAAGAATCGGAAAGAAAATATCGGATGCTGGTGGAACATTCCTTGCAAGGCATTTTCGTTGTAAGAAACCATCGGATTTGTTTTGCCAATCAAGCGGCTACGGAAATTTTAGAATACTCGTTGGACGAGCTCATGGCGTTCTCGCGCGAGGAACTCCTGAATCTGGTTCATCCAGATCATCGCGAAAGACTTGTAGAATATCAAGCATCCATTCTTCGGAGAAACCCGCGCTGGAAAAACACGGAGGCCAAAATATTAACAAAATCTGGACGCTATGCGTGGCTTCTTTTGAGCGGCAAACAAATGGATTTTGATGGCCAAGATGAAATGCTCATTGCAACTATCGACATTTCGCAACAAAAACAGGCCGAAAGTGAATTGCGAAAAAGCGAAGCGTTTTTGGAACACGTGATTGAAAGCATTCAAGACGGCATTTTTGTATTGGATAAACACTTGACGGTGCGCCACTCCAACAGCGTGATGCGAAAATGGAACAACCATTCAGGCGAATTGATCGGGAAAAAATGCCATGAAGGCTATCGCGAAAACGCCAGCTCATGCGCTGATTGCCCAACGCTGCGCGCTCTCTCAAGCGGCAAAACCGAGCATGGAACTGTTCCCGGGCTGCCCCATTCTGAAATTGAATGGTTAGAACTTTATAGCTACCCGCTTTTTGATAAGGAAACCAACGAAATTCAAGGCGTTGTCGAATTTGCCCGCGACATTACCGAGCGAAAACGCGCTGAAAATGAGTTGCTCGAAAGTGAGGAAAAGTATAATCGGCTGTTTCAAAATTCTCAAGATGGCATTTTGCTTCACGATGCAGACGGGCGAATTATTGATGCCAACAGCAAAGCCCTGCAAAGCTTTGGATATAGCCTCGAAGAGCTCCTTTGCAAAGCGGTCTGTGAACTGCATCCGCCAAACATGCAGAACAAATGTCGCGAGGCATTTCTGGCGCTTTCTGAAAAGGCCACCGTCACCTTCGAAATAGAATTTCTGACCAAAAATGGCTCGACTTTTCTTGCGGAAGTCACCTCCAGCCAATTTGATTTTCATCAGAAAAAGCTTGTTCAAGGCATCGTTCGCGACATTACCGAACGAAAACGCGCCGAGCTTGCCCTTAAACAAAGCGAAGCCAAATATCGCCGTTTGTTTGAAGATGCGGCTCTGGGCATTTTTCAATCTACGCTTGCGGGAAAAGTGCTGAGCGCCAATATCTCTTTTGCCAACATGTTCGGCTTCAAATCTGAACACGACGCCATTATCAGTGTGAAGGACGCCGCACAAGAACTTTATGCAGATCCACATAAGCGAGCAGCGGTGATCCAAAAAGCCCTTTCCGGCGCTCAGCCAGTCATCGAAGAATGTCAATTTCGGCGTAAAGATGGAAGCTGCTTTACAGGAATTTTATTTTTGCGCGCCGTCAAAGACGAACTTGGCCAGCTCACGCATTTAGAAGGGTTTATCGAAGACATCACCGAGCGAAAAACCGCTGAGAAAGCGTTGCAAAAAAGCCAAGCCATGTATAAGCTTCTGGCCGACAATGCCGATGACGTGATTTGGACGACGGACAATCACCTGAACTTCACTTATGTCAGCCCATCGGTCAAACTCATGTATGGCTACGAACCGGATGAGTTCTTGGAATTTTCAGTCCAAGCAATTCTGCCTTCGCCTGTTTTCGAGGACGCATTAACAGCACAACTATTGCAAGACGAGTTCGATCCGTCTATTGTGGAAAAATGCGTGTCGCTTCGCAACGAATATGAACAGCAGCGAAAAGACGGCTCGCGATTCTGGGCGGAAGTCATTATGCGTCGGCTGCATAATGAAAATGGGGAAGCGCTTTCGGGATTTATCGGCATCACGCGCGACATCACGCATCGCAAGCAGGCTGAGGAAAAATTGAAAGCGTCTTTAAAAGAAAAGGAGTTGCTCTTGCGCGAGCTCTACCATCGCACCAAAAACAACATGCAGGTGATTTCATCGCTGCTGGCTTTGCAAACTCGACATTTTCAAGATCCTGACATCAAAGCTGTTTTTCAAGATACAGAAAACCGAATTCGCACCATGGCTTTGGTTCACCAGAAACTTTACCAATCCGAAAGTTTAACCAACATCGACTTGCAAGAATACATCGAAGACTTGGTAGCCCTTTTAGCCGCCAGCTATGAAGTCTCGGCCAATCGGATTTTGGTTAGTTTGAATACGGAAAAAGTCATTGTCGCGATTGATTTTGCCATTCCTTGCGGGCTGGTGCTCAACGAGCTGATTTCTAACGCATTCAAACATGCGTTTCCTGGCGAGCGACAGGGAAGAATCAGAATTGGCTTGCGCAAAAAAGATGAGGGAACCACCGAGCTCTACGTTTCGGACAACGGGATTGGCCTTCCTAAAATGCTCGATATCCGAAAAACAAAATCGTTAGGATTGAAAACTATCTTTACAATTGTTGAACAGCAACTGCATGGCTTGGTTGACTTTTCCACCCAAAGTGGGGTTACCTGCCGCTGCATTTTCAGCAATACGCTTTACAAATCAAGTTTATAA
- a CDS encoding adenylate/guanylate cyclase domain-containing protein — protein sequence MKTLLQIITGFILAGYTYLTVIIAVGHAFGKTIYPCDFFSYFRVTLIAILVGTAVTIPELFIIPKMIGRLSFGLNLLARTVLYLFFAALAVVLFSVAYYSISLSTLPWHLLRHASVVAFVKGEFLVILLLCLIVAFLINALRLIVNRFGEGVFWNYISGRYHIPHEEERIFMFLDLYASTTIAEKIGHYQYHQFLNELFTDISEPIWHNLGEIYQYVGDEVVITWPVQIGLKDAHCLKCFFEIRSVLKSKEAHYEAEYGFVPEFKAGLHAGKVIAGEVGELKTEIVFHGDTVNTASRIHSECSVYRRDFLISGDVLKLLQPYLKGQYDIEYIGHILLKGKENEIALYSIHPAIALKL from the coding sequence ATGAAAACCCTTCTACAAATCATAACCGGATTTATCCTTGCTGGTTATACATACTTAACTGTGATCATTGCCGTTGGGCACGCATTCGGCAAAACGATTTATCCGTGTGATTTTTTCAGCTACTTTCGTGTGACGCTGATCGCCATTTTGGTGGGAACAGCGGTGACCATTCCAGAGCTATTTATCATTCCCAAAATGATTGGCCGGCTGAGTTTTGGACTAAACCTGCTGGCTCGAACCGTGCTATATCTCTTTTTTGCCGCGTTGGCGGTTGTTCTTTTCTCCGTTGCGTATTATTCCATTTCGCTCAGCACGCTTCCATGGCATTTGCTTCGTCACGCGTCAGTGGTGGCTTTTGTGAAGGGTGAGTTTTTGGTGATATTATTGCTTTGCCTGATTGTGGCGTTTTTGATCAATGCGCTGCGCTTAATTGTCAATCGTTTTGGCGAAGGTGTTTTCTGGAACTACATCTCTGGGCGCTATCATATTCCACATGAAGAGGAGCGTATATTCATGTTTTTAGATCTTTACGCGTCCACCACCATCGCAGAAAAAATTGGGCATTATCAATATCATCAATTTCTGAACGAGCTTTTCACCGATATTTCAGAGCCTATTTGGCACAATCTTGGAGAAATTTACCAATATGTCGGCGATGAAGTGGTCATTACCTGGCCAGTGCAAATCGGGTTGAAAGACGCGCATTGCTTGAAATGCTTTTTTGAAATTCGTTCAGTTTTGAAAAGTAAAGAGGCGCATTACGAAGCTGAATATGGATTTGTGCCAGAATTTAAAGCCGGGCTTCATGCCGGAAAAGTCATTGCGGGCGAAGTGGGGGAACTGAAAACAGAGATCGTCTTTCATGGCGACACGGTAAATACGGCATCGCGAATTCATTCAGAATGTTCGGTCTATCGCCGCGATTTTTTGATTTCCGGCGATGTGCTTAAGCTCTTGCAGCCATATCTCAAAGGTCAATATGACATCGAATACATCGGGCATATTTTGTTGAAAGGCAAAGAAAACGAAATTGCGCTGTATAGTATTCATCCGGCCATCGCGTTGAAACTGTAA
- a CDS encoding DsrE family protein: MVDEGSVVIFVTSGTQTPQRCGTPFYMASISASMDHEVTMIFQIDGVLLMKKGQTDNIAAKEGGKKIIDFIREAKEAGVKMHVCAAAMQLHDMKESDLIEECDGLIGASFMTEMAMDSDLTLIY, translated from the coding sequence ATGGTTGATGAAGGAAGTGTCGTCATTTTTGTGACCTCCGGGACCCAAACCCCGCAACGCTGCGGAACGCCGTTCTACATGGCTTCCATTTCTGCTTCTATGGATCACGAGGTGACCATGATTTTTCAAATCGATGGCGTCTTGCTGATGAAAAAAGGTCAGACCGACAATATCGCGGCCAAAGAAGGCGGAAAGAAAATCATCGATTTTATCCGCGAAGCCAAAGAAGCCGGCGTCAAAATGCACGTCTGCGCCGCCGCCATGCAACTTCACGATATGAAGGAATCCGACTTGATTGAAGAATGCGACGGACTAATCGGCGCTTCGTTTATGACCGAAATGGCGATGGACAGCGACCTGACGCTGATTTATTAA
- a CDS encoding glycine cleavage system protein H — protein sequence MPEINNCMLPEDLLYHVGNNVWIKVNDDGTIDLGMTDIAQSMAGSIIHCKPKKVGKTVEKGKSVATVESGKWVGPVKTPCSGEIIATNPAIDSDATILNKSPYKQGWIVRLKPTDFEADKSELQSGADAADGFKAYMKEKDFNECIHCEGFDG from the coding sequence ATGCCTGAAATCAATAATTGCATGTTGCCCGAAGATTTGCTCTACCATGTTGGGAATAATGTCTGGATCAAGGTGAATGATGATGGCACCATTGACCTCGGTATGACAGACATAGCCCAAAGCATGGCCGGTTCAATTATCCACTGCAAACCCAAAAAAGTCGGCAAAACGGTCGAGAAAGGAAAAAGCGTCGCCACCGTCGAAAGCGGCAAATGGGTCGGGCCGGTGAAAACACCGTGCAGCGGCGAAATTATCGCCACCAACCCCGCCATCGATAGCGATGCGACCATCTTGAACAAAAGCCCTTATAAACAAGGCTGGATCGTTCGTCTCAAACCGACCGACTTCGAGGCCGATAAATCGGAGTTACAAAGCGGCGCGGATGCGGCGGACGGCTTCAAAGCTTACATGAAGGAAAAGGATTTTAACGAGTGCATTCATTGCGAAGGCTTCGACGGATAA
- a CDS encoding response regulator has protein sequence MNEETKILIVEDEAITSMLLEVELSNLGYACTCVSTGEEAIDRVRMMNFSLVLMDIRLAGGMNGIETAAQIRQQAQTLPIIFATGYSDKKMIEDANHVNPVCYLVKPLKLKELLAVIQSLLKP, from the coding sequence ATGAATGAAGAAACCAAAATTCTAATTGTGGAAGACGAAGCAATCACGAGCATGCTTTTAGAAGTAGAACTCAGCAATTTGGGTTATGCTTGCACTTGCGTTTCTACGGGTGAAGAGGCCATTGATCGTGTTAGGATGATGAATTTTTCGTTAGTTTTGATGGACATTCGCCTTGCCGGCGGAATGAACGGCATTGAAACCGCCGCTCAAATTCGCCAACAGGCTCAAACATTGCCGATTATTTTCGCAACCGGCTATTCTGATAAGAAAATGATTGAAGACGCAAATCATGTTAATCCGGTTTGCTATTTGGTTAAGCCCTTGAAACTCAAAGAGCTGCTTGCTGTCATTCAATCGCTTTTGAAGCCTTAA